In Candidatus Epulonipiscium viviparus, one DNA window encodes the following:
- the dgoD gene encoding galactonate dehydratase, with translation MKIINLEVFYIKPRWMLVKISTDEGIVGWGEPTLEGRATVVGEAIRVFKEYLLGEDPMNIEHLYNVMYRRGFYRGGAVICSAISGIEQALWDIKGKFLGVPVWQLLGGKCRDKIRMYAHLLPNIDHPQKDQIDQWVARRKEQGFKSVKMGMFVPVRHIDSMKMVKDYIRTFSYVREVAGDDLDIAIDFHGRISPAMAPVLCRELEPFHPMFIEEPVLPENVDALVKVADKTTIPIAAGERIFTTFGFRELIEKQAINIVQPDLCHCGGILQTFKIAAMAANYYINVAPHNPLGPVALAASLQIDTCIENFTAQEHPTLPDKLDLGVGLFKEPFEINDGYIDVPTRPGLGFEIDEHLLQNHIYDGNWRNPTVCSQDDNSLGEW, from the coding sequence ATGAAAATTATAAATCTAGAAGTGTTTTATATTAAACCTAGGTGGATGCTAGTAAAAATTTCTACAGACGAAGGAATTGTTGGCTGGGGTGAGCCCACATTAGAAGGACGAGCTACAGTTGTTGGCGAAGCCATTCGAGTTTTCAAGGAGTATTTGCTAGGCGAAGATCCTATGAACATTGAGCATCTCTATAACGTTATGTATAGACGCGGCTTTTATCGAGGAGGTGCCGTGATATGCAGCGCCATTAGCGGAATCGAGCAAGCGCTCTGGGATATTAAGGGAAAGTTTTTGGGAGTGCCTGTATGGCAATTATTGGGTGGCAAATGTCGCGATAAAATCAGGATGTACGCTCACCTTCTGCCAAATATAGATCATCCTCAAAAAGATCAGATTGATCAGTGGGTCGCTCGACGCAAAGAGCAAGGTTTTAAATCTGTAAAGATGGGAATGTTTGTGCCTGTACGACATATCGATTCTATGAAAATGGTGAAAGATTACATTCGAACATTCTCGTACGTTCGTGAAGTTGCCGGAGATGATCTAGACATCGCGATCGACTTCCACGGCAGAATTTCTCCTGCTATGGCGCCAGTGTTATGCCGAGAACTCGAGCCGTTTCATCCTATGTTTATAGAAGAGCCGGTGCTTCCAGAAAATGTAGATGCGCTAGTTAAAGTTGCGGATAAGACGACAATTCCCATTGCTGCGGGAGAAAGAATTTTTACCACATTTGGATTTAGAGAGTTAATTGAAAAACAAGCGATAAATATTGTACAACCCGATCTATGTCATTGTGGCGGAATCCTTCAGACATTTAAAATTGCTGCGATGGCCGCGAATTACTATATAAACGTAGCACCGCATAATCCGTTGGGCCCTGTGGCATTAGCAGCCAGTTTGCAAATCGATACATGTATAGAAAATTTTACAGCGCAGGAGCACCCAACCTTGCCTGATAAATTGGATCTGGGAGTCGGACTATTTAAGGAGCCGTTTGAAATTAACGATGGATATATCGATGTTCCAACAAGACCTGGCCTGGGATTTGAAATCGATGAGCACCTGCTCCAAAACCATATTTATGATGGCAATTGGCGAAATCCAACCGTATGTTCACAAGATGATAATTCTTTGGGCGAATGGTAA
- a CDS encoding MGH1-like glycoside hydrolase domain-containing protein, with protein MESLLPVWGPYSKKYMGVSNVLTDTRGIRFDTVVHPTIVNSGIPVPNVTFPCGYHPWEATEDLSYYSYRYDLVWKDEVFADVSFSKLDKETILIRTEFVNNSKLPVNCMLNYFHAIEYPFKNFCELNISDSSYFVHSLDYEYFEQATKRPWDNLQPDGKRKGEFLDQRFVGYRGLGDRVARQTLPFKKFGEEVGDMVGYAVETKNDIDEAYVVFGYRTVSSAEAIFELKVAEAFSKTITFPATAELGTVAINVGAIAKGHIAIDLSAEAAGGIEFNFLVLTAEPETVMLSKGSYNFKPNTVVDDGGQFRYMYPGINTLFYFQAFSKNVRHRTLDTGCLEDATISRLSNSDYSFDNVLVTFTGSFNRKRSDPGFYENALVHSIFIPENKSHIEYAIISNKKILTLSTSDLEKAYLQVRGNYQELNYKKEGARYALSNEILKATLLTNIVYPIYKNGRYIKHFSPGKRWDSLYTWDSGFIGLGLLEFNPKLAEYVLDMYLSNVPDYAFLMHGSPVPVQIYLLLELIQRTQNFDGYTKYYSDAKRFYEFLAGKAEGSTTNKFKSGLLSTFDYFYNASGMDDLPAQVFTHQHKLSERMAAVVSTSQVIRSAKILKMIAIKMHLDDDVAAYDEDIANFTQALQKYSWDAKTGYFSYVYHDKEGKPLGFLQTEANENLNKSVDGIYPIIAGACTPSQQDIILKRLKSPKHLLSPVGISSVDLSATYFNPNGYWNGGVWFPHQWFIFKTMLDIGDIDFALQIATCALEAWKREVDDSYYTFEELNIATGRGGWFHHFAGLSTPINIWANAYYKPGTVTAGFETWIDKAEFNSDFSKCTIAVTKVNPTTNSSLIICMAEDIKRASVKCSIKKIAFIQRIRGTFEFTIPKGTTKLMIQID; from the coding sequence ATGGAAAGTTTATTGCCAGTATGGGGTCCATATTCAAAAAAGTATATGGGCGTATCAAATGTACTAACAGATACAAGAGGAATACGGTTTGATACTGTAGTCCATCCGACTATAGTAAATAGTGGAATACCAGTTCCAAATGTAACATTTCCTTGTGGGTATCATCCGTGGGAAGCCACAGAAGACTTGAGCTATTATAGTTATAGATACGATTTGGTGTGGAAGGACGAGGTTTTTGCTGATGTATCATTTTCGAAATTGGATAAGGAAACGATTTTGATTAGGACAGAATTTGTAAACAACAGCAAGCTCCCTGTAAACTGCATGTTAAATTATTTTCATGCTATTGAGTATCCATTTAAAAATTTTTGTGAACTGAATATATCAGATTCGTCATATTTTGTGCACAGCTTGGATTATGAATATTTTGAACAAGCAACCAAGAGGCCCTGGGACAACCTTCAACCAGATGGCAAACGCAAGGGTGAGTTCTTAGACCAACGCTTTGTGGGGTATAGAGGTTTGGGAGATAGGGTGGCTAGGCAAACTTTGCCATTTAAAAAATTCGGAGAAGAAGTTGGAGATATGGTTGGCTATGCAGTAGAAACCAAAAACGATATCGACGAGGCTTATGTGGTCTTCGGATATCGAACCGTATCGAGCGCAGAAGCGATTTTTGAATTAAAAGTCGCCGAAGCATTCTCCAAAACTATAACATTTCCGGCAACGGCAGAGTTAGGCACTGTTGCAATAAATGTTGGAGCAATCGCAAAGGGGCATATTGCAATAGATCTCTCTGCAGAAGCTGCGGGCGGCATCGAATTTAACTTTCTGGTGCTAACAGCCGAGCCCGAAACCGTTATGCTTAGCAAGGGTTCCTATAATTTTAAGCCAAACACAGTTGTAGATGACGGCGGGCAATTTAGATATATGTATCCTGGCATTAATACACTGTTTTACTTTCAAGCATTTTCCAAAAACGTTAGACACAGAACTTTGGACACAGGATGCCTCGAAGATGCGACCATCAGCCGTTTATCCAATTCAGATTATTCCTTCGATAATGTGTTGGTCACATTTACAGGCTCTTTTAATAGGAAGAGAAGCGATCCCGGTTTTTATGAAAACGCACTTGTCCATTCGATCTTTATACCAGAAAACAAAAGCCACATCGAGTATGCTATCATTAGCAACAAAAAAATTCTCACCCTTTCCACCTCGGACCTCGAAAAAGCATATTTGCAAGTACGCGGTAATTATCAGGAACTCAACTATAAAAAAGAGGGGGCGCGATACGCTCTAAGCAATGAAATATTAAAAGCAACCCTGCTAACAAATATTGTTTATCCTATCTACAAAAATGGTAGATATATCAAGCACTTTTCGCCTGGAAAACGTTGGGATTCTTTGTATACTTGGGATTCCGGCTTTATTGGCTTAGGGCTTTTGGAGTTCAACCCAAAGCTTGCAGAATATGTGCTAGATATGTATTTGAGCAATGTACCAGACTATGCCTTTTTGATGCATGGCTCACCGGTTCCAGTACAAATTTACTTGTTGCTAGAACTAATTCAGCGCACTCAAAATTTTGACGGTTACACCAAATATTATTCTGATGCAAAGAGATTTTATGAATTTTTGGCCGGAAAAGCAGAAGGCTCGACAACAAATAAATTTAAAAGCGGGCTACTATCTACCTTTGACTATTTTTACAATGCAAGCGGAATGGATGATCTGCCGGCACAGGTATTTACGCATCAGCATAAGCTATCCGAGCGAATGGCTGCAGTCGTTTCTACATCTCAAGTTATACGAAGCGCCAAAATTTTGAAGATGATTGCAATCAAAATGCATTTAGACGATGATGTCGCTGCATATGATGAGGACATCGCTAACTTTACCCAAGCGCTACAAAAGTATAGCTGGGATGCGAAGACTGGATATTTCAGTTACGTCTACCATGATAAAGAAGGAAAGCCGCTGGGATTTTTGCAAACCGAAGCTAACGAAAACCTCAACAAAAGCGTGGACGGGATATACCCCATCATTGCAGGTGCGTGTACTCCTTCGCAACAAGATATTATCCTCAAGCGATTAAAGTCTCCAAAGCATTTGCTATCGCCGGTTGGAATTAGCTCGGTGGATTTATCTGCAACGTATTTTAACCCCAACGGATATTGGAACGGCGGAGTTTGGTTTCCGCATCAATGGTTTATTTTTAAGACGATGCTAGACATCGGAGATATAGACTTTGCGCTTCAAATCGCAACCTGTGCACTAGAAGCCTGGAAAAGAGAGGTTGACGATTCATACTATACCTTCGAAGAACTTAATATCGCAACAGGTCGCGGCGGGTGGTTTCATCACTTCGCTGGGCTATCCACTCCAATCAATATCTGGGCAAACGCCTACTACAAGCCAGGCACTGTAACTGCTGGATTTGAAACCTGGATCGACAAAGCGGAGTTTAACTCAGACTTTAGCAAATGCACAATAGCAGTCACCAAGGTGAATCCAACAACCAACAGTAGCTTGATTATTTGTATGGCAGAGGATATTAAGAGGGCATCAGTAAAATGTTCGATCAAAAAGATTGCATTTATACAACGAATTCGTGGTACGTTTGAATTTACGATACCCAAAGGCACAACAAAATTAATGATTCAAATAGATTAG
- a CDS encoding sulfatase: protein MKQNYILVMCDDLGYGDVSFNGNKIIHTPYLDRLAKEGAVFKNFYSGAPVCSPTRGTCLTGRHHYRYTVTSANEGALPKEEITIAQMLKAQGYATGHFGKWHLGTLSKTIPDGRRGGAKNLKAYSPPWEHHIDECFSTEVAVPLYNPMENQPFVSKYWTAEDEYATENLEGDDSKIIMDRAIPFIEKNAEANTPFFAIIWFHAPHKPVVASPEHRSLYAQYPPLMQHYFGSITAMDEQVGRLNAKIKALGLEENTCIWFCSDNGPEGESVKDGGDGVGTTAGLRGRKRSLFNGGINVPACIKWPAYVEAGSTYSFLASTLDFLPTFFAHNAIEMPDSRPIDGANLLEHFVGAESKRLKPIPIRLAGHSKAKMAGSPTFGLINDDYKILCNFNEEHPENMMFNTFADKREEFNIAETHADIFEKYKAELWEMAQSFERSHLGEDYGVANYEPKFKFKSHDTTWHKME from the coding sequence ATGAAGCAAAACTACATTTTGGTAATGTGCGACGATTTGGGTTATGGTGACGTCTCGTTTAATGGCAACAAAATAATTCACACCCCCTATTTAGATAGATTGGCAAAGGAAGGTGCGGTATTCAAAAATTTTTATTCGGGAGCGCCTGTATGTTCACCAACGCGCGGCACTTGTTTGACAGGAAGGCATCACTATCGGTATACGGTGACATCTGCCAATGAAGGTGCGTTGCCTAAAGAGGAGATTACGATAGCGCAAATGCTTAAAGCTCAGGGATACGCAACGGGACACTTTGGTAAATGGCATTTGGGTACGCTTTCAAAAACCATTCCAGATGGTCGACGTGGCGGAGCCAAAAATCTAAAGGCATATAGCCCGCCATGGGAACATCATATCGATGAATGCTTTTCGACAGAGGTTGCGGTGCCGCTCTATAATCCTATGGAGAATCAGCCGTTTGTTAGCAAGTATTGGACTGCAGAAGATGAGTATGCGACAGAAAACTTGGAGGGTGATGATTCAAAAATTATTATGGACAGAGCAATTCCGTTTATCGAGAAAAACGCCGAAGCGAATACCCCGTTTTTTGCAATAATATGGTTTCATGCTCCGCATAAGCCGGTGGTGGCATCTCCGGAGCATCGTTCGCTATATGCGCAGTATCCGCCGTTAATGCAACACTACTTTGGGTCTATTACCGCAATGGACGAGCAAGTGGGCAGATTAAATGCAAAGATTAAAGCGCTAGGACTAGAAGAAAACACGTGTATATGGTTTTGTAGTGACAATGGGCCAGAGGGTGAAAGTGTGAAAGATGGCGGCGATGGCGTGGGCACAACTGCAGGGCTTAGAGGTAGAAAGCGCAGCTTATTTAATGGCGGAATCAACGTACCGGCTTGTATAAAGTGGCCAGCATATGTAGAGGCGGGAAGTACATACTCATTTTTGGCAAGCACGCTCGATTTTTTGCCAACGTTTTTTGCGCATAATGCGATAGAGATGCCAGATAGTAGACCGATCGACGGTGCCAATTTGTTGGAGCACTTTGTAGGTGCAGAATCGAAGAGACTTAAGCCTATCCCAATAAGATTAGCTGGGCATAGTAAAGCAAAGATGGCCGGCTCGCCAACGTTCGGGTTGATTAACGATGACTATAAAATATTGTGTAACTTTAACGAGGAGCATCCGGAGAACATGATGTTTAATACTTTTGCAGATAAACGTGAAGAATTTAATATAGCAGAAACACATGCGGATATCTTCGAAAAATATAAAGCAGAGCTCTGGGAAATGGCGCAAAGTTTTGAGAGGAGTCATTTGGGGGAAGACTACGGCGTTGCGAACTATGAGCCAAAGTTTAAATTCAAGTCTCACGACACGACATGGCATAAAATGGAATAA
- a CDS encoding OmpA/MotB family protein, which yields MAILRSTDDVTADTADTVLFDSAIHDLMAGLMIIFILISIGFMARINDQSTDEQSKVIASYELVKSEINDDLMRAFGDQLEMLNMEITSGSTIRFDSPEVLFETGQAALNDTFKNILDKFFPIYLDLIYNNYKEVIKEIRIEGHTSTEWGNQIDVNKAYFNNMELSQDRTREVLEYVINLPSSAPYRDWLIANMTANGLSSSRPIIDPKTGLEDHIKSRRVEFKIVTNW from the coding sequence ATGGCAATATTACGCTCAACAGATGATGTGACCGCGGATACCGCAGATACAGTGTTATTTGATTCGGCAATACATGATTTGATGGCAGGATTGATGATAATATTTATTTTGATATCGATTGGCTTTATGGCTCGGATAAACGACCAATCAACAGATGAGCAAAGCAAAGTAATAGCATCATATGAACTGGTAAAATCTGAGATTAATGACGATTTGATGCGTGCATTTGGGGACCAACTGGAGATGTTAAATATGGAGATAACTTCGGGAAGCACCATTAGGTTTGATTCTCCAGAAGTGTTATTTGAAACCGGACAAGCAGCTCTAAACGATACGTTTAAAAATATATTGGATAAGTTTTTTCCAATATATTTAGATTTGATCTATAACAATTATAAAGAAGTTATCAAAGAAATCCGCATAGAGGGACACACCTCTACTGAGTGGGGCAATCAGATTGACGTAAACAAGGCATATTTTAACAATATGGAGCTTTCGCAAGATAGAACTCGAGAGGTGCTAGAATATGTGATAAATCTTCCCTCTTCTGCTCCATATAGAGATTGGTTAATAGCAAACATGACTGCCAACGGACTTTCGTCTAGCCGTCCAATAATTGACCCCAAAACGGGATTAGAAGATCACATAAAATCGCGTCGCGTTGAATTTAAAATAGTAACGAACTGGTAG